The window CGACAAAGAGCAAGTCTTATTTGTCCATCTCCATAGATCAGTCAGACAAGCTCAATATCCTGGGTCCATCGGAAGTAACCGCAACTGTGTGCTCAAAGTGAGCGGACAGCTTCCTGTCCTTGGTCACTGCGGTCCATTTGTCTTCCAACACTTCAACTTCGTGAGTCCCAACCGTGACCATCGGCTCAATGGCAAGCACCATACCGGCTTTGAGAGGAACACCGGACATGCCCTTGGGGACGAAGTTGGGGATCTCAGGCTTCTCATGGAGATGACTTCCGATCCCGTGTCCGACAAATCGACGGACTATACCGAAACCGAACCCTTCAACGTATGACTGTATTGCCGCGGAGATGTCATACAAGTTGTTGCCGGGGACGGCCTGTTCGATACCCTTGTAAAGAGACTCACGGGTTACGTCCATGAGTTTTTTAGCTTCTTCGGAAATATTTCCTACCGCAAAGGTCCGGGCAGAGTCTCCGTAGAAGCCTTGATACACGACGCCCATGTCGACACTTACGATGTCGCCCTCTTCCAGGATACGATCCTTGGACGGGAAGCCGTGCACAATCTCTTCGTTGACAGAACAGCACAGGGCATAGGGAAATCCCTGATACCCCAAAAATGCCGGACGCACTCCGAATTCTTCGCAGCGTGCTCGGCAGATATCCTCAAGAGCCATGGTGGGAATGCCTGGACGGACAGCCTCACTCAACTCATCGAGGATACGGGAAACAATACGATTGGCCTCACGCATGAGGCCAATCTCTTTATCATTCTTGAGGAAGACACCCCTGAATTTTTTCAAGGTTATCGTCCTTTTCCGGCTTTGCCCATCAAGCCCTCATACTGACGCGAAATCAGGTAGGACTCGATCTGGCCCATGAAGTCCATTGCAACACCGACAACGATCAGCAGCGAAGTTCCACCGAAGTAGAAAGGTACGCCGAAGTTCGAGATCAGGAGCATGGGAATAACACAAACCAAGGCAACGTAGAATGCGCCCCACAGGGTGATTCGTGCCAGCACCTTATCGATGTACTCTCTGGTGCGAGCGCCCGGACGAATGCCCGGAATGAAGCCGCCCTGCTTCTGAATGTTCTCTGCTATTCCTTTAGGATCAAACATGATCGCTGTATAGAAGTAACAGAAGAAGATGATGATTCCAATAAACAAGATGTTATAAATAATGGAATCAGGACTCATGAATGAGGCTACATCCTGCAACCACTGCACGTTCGAGAACTGTGCAAGGGTCGCCGGGAACATCAGAATGGAAGAAGCGAAGATCGGCGGAATAACACCAGCAGTGTTAATCTTGAGAGGCAGATGAGTAGTCTGCCCACCGAACATGCGACGTCCTT of the Pseudodesulfovibrio sp. zrk46 genome contains:
- the map gene encoding type I methionyl aminopeptidase; translation: MKKFRGVFLKNDKEIGLMREANRIVSRILDELSEAVRPGIPTMALEDICRARCEEFGVRPAFLGYQGFPYALCCSVNEEIVHGFPSKDRILEEGDIVSVDMGVVYQGFYGDSARTFAVGNISEEAKKLMDVTRESLYKGIEQAVPGNNLYDISAAIQSYVEGFGFGIVRRFVGHGIGSHLHEKPEIPNFVPKGMSGVPLKAGMVLAIEPMVTVGTHEVEVLEDKWTAVTKDRKLSAHFEHTVAVTSDGPRILSLSD